Below is a window of Flammeovirga kamogawensis DNA.
ATTAATACGAACTTTATACTCGTACGAGTACGCATCAAATTCTGGTACATGAGCATAGTAGATGCCATCAGAATCGGGATCTGATAAGAATAAACCACCTTGCCAATCGTTCATGCTACCTGCAATGTCTAGACTATCAGTAGAAGGATTAAAAAGACCTTCGTTAATAGCCCAGTTCATGTTTACATAAATATCTATGGTGTTACTTTGTGTAGTATCTACTGCGGCAGAAGTACTCATAAAGGCACTAGAATTTACATAATTACCACCTTGCGTTGCTAAGTTTAAGTTACCAACAGTAGCAAAATGTTGGTAATTACCACCAGTAGAAAGTGCACCCCCAATAGCTTGTGTACTATGGGTTTCTTGAATAATTTGGGCATTTGTATCGGGTAGAATACAGATGGTAAAAGTAAGTAAAAAGATAACTCTTACAGCCCTTAATATTTTATTTATCATAAGGGTAATTATTTAGATTGAACCTCTGAAAGTAATTGGAGCATTTGTGCTTGTAATACTTTAATTTGAGCTGAATTTGTTTGAGCTGTTTCTAAATTAGCTTTTAAAGAAGCATTTTCTGCTGTTAAAGCTTCAACTTTTTGATTTAACTCTTTGATTGCTTCTATAAGAACAGCAACGGTTTGTGCATAATGCACAGCTTTGTAACCATCTTTATCTGTTTTTACTAACTCAGGTAAAACCTCTTCAACCTCTTGAGCAATAAGCCCAATTTGAAGGTCTGTATCAAATGATTTTTTAGGAAATTGATCTGCTTTGTAGAAGTAAGATACCCCTTTTAATTGCATCACTTTTTCTAAGCTATTTTGCAAAGGATTAATGTTTGATTTATAACGACGGTCTGAAGAAATTGTAGTGAAATCTGTAGAAGTGTTTAGAATTAATTCTCCGCCATTTTGATCCCATAAAATTACTTCACCTCTGTCTGTTCCATTCTCATTTACAGTAGATATTTTAGCCATTTCTCCATTAGTAGTATTAAAAATAATATGTTCTTTAGAGAAAGTAGCACTACCATTTGAGCTGTTGAAATCTATAACATCTTTATTAATATTGATTGATGTATTTAGTGTATCTCTAAATTCTAAATGATCGTGAGTAAACTGTGTAAATAAGTCAGCATTAATATTGTGGAGGTCAATACTTGGGTATTCAGTGCCTTCCCAATCTTTATTGATTTGTACTTGAAGAATTGGCCAAGTAGCTGTTGAAGTTTGTGATAATTCGAAAATAGGCAAATCATTGTCCCAATTTTTTCCGTATAAATTTATGCCGCTTCCATTTGCCCCACTATGCCATAATCCAAAGGCCGATATTTGTGTTTTTTGATTGTCAGAATTCCCTGCAGAAAGCAACAGATCACCATATTCAGCAGCTTTACCATGATCAAAATTTACAGATAAATTAGCCATTGACTTGTACCATTCCCCACCATCAGATGTTTCTCCAAAAAGTTGTAGCATAGGGCGGTTAATATTATCCCAAGATTGTCCCATAAATTGGAAATTCGGAGTATTGTGTCCCCATAAAAACATTTCTGCCGCGAATTGATCGCCATTATTATTTGGTTTGACACTTAGATCAAAACCTCCCTGGGAATCTGTAGATGATTGTAATTTTAGGGAACCACTTTCTGCTATTTTTCCACCAGTATTATCATGAACTTCATTAATTTGTAATTCAACAAGTGGTTTATGCTCTACGTCATACCCTTCTAAATGGAAGAACGGTAAACCATTTTCTTCCCAAGTTCTAAAACCAGTACCAACCCAAGCACCATTATTCCCATACATAGATAACATTCCTCCAGTATTTTCTCCATTTCCATAAGGAAATAGCCATGCTTTATTAGCTCCAGCATTGTCATAAATAGAGATGCCTCCACCTCCATATTGATTGATATCTAGAGATACTTTTTTACGTCCATCTTCACTATAAAGATTAACATTATTGGCATCGACTAATGTACCAATACTATCATTGGCGTGTTTAAACTTCATTTCTGAAGGCATCAATTGTGGTTTCACGATTGGCGCATACAATGTTATATCATCTAATTTTACATCCTCAATTTCTATAGATAATGTTGCTTCTCCAGCTTCATTGTATATATCACCTTCAATAGGCGTGATTGACCCAAGGACAACAGCATAAAAACCATCAGTAATTTGGACATTTTCATGAGTTTCTGTCCAGTTAGAAATAGAAAATGTAATATTTTTAGTAGTAGTCAGCACAGTTCCATTCTCGGTTAGTTTGCCTTGAAATGGTATTTTTTGGGCATGAAGAGAAAGGGCAAAAAATGCCATAAATAACACAGAATAAATAAGTTTCATCTTAGTATTAGATATATAGTAAAAGGTAAATTTG
It encodes the following:
- a CDS encoding tail fiber domain-containing protein, which produces MKLIYSVLFMAFFALSLHAQKIPFQGKLTENGTVLTTTKNITFSISNWTETHENVQITDGFYAVVLGSITPIEGDIYNEAGEATLSIEIEDVKLDDITLYAPIVKPQLMPSEMKFKHANDSIGTLVDANNVNLYSEDGRKKVSLDINQYGGGGISIYDNAGANKAWLFPYGNGENTGGMLSMYGNNGAWVGTGFRTWEENGLPFFHLEGYDVEHKPLVELQINEVHDNTGGKIAESGSLKLQSSTDSQGGFDLSVKPNNNGDQFAAEMFLWGHNTPNFQFMGQSWDNINRPMLQLFGETSDGGEWYKSMANLSVNFDHGKAAEYGDLLLSAGNSDNQKTQISAFGLWHSGANGSGINLYGKNWDNDLPIFELSQTSTATWPILQVQINKDWEGTEYPSIDLHNINADLFTQFTHDHLEFRDTLNTSININKDVIDFNSSNGSATFSKEHIIFNTTNGEMAKISTVNENGTDRGEVILWDQNGGELILNTSTDFTTISSDRRYKSNINPLQNSLEKVMQLKGVSYFYKADQFPKKSFDTDLQIGLIAQEVEEVLPELVKTDKDGYKAVHYAQTVAVLIEAIKELNQKVEALTAENASLKANLETAQTNSAQIKVLQAQMLQLLSEVQSK